The genomic region CGTAATGAGGTGGTTATCGATTCTTACGTTTTGTGAAGCTCAAAATTTCCCGatatttttcactttttgaAATCGAATTTCAAAGGTTGATGGAATATGTGAAAAGTAGATGTAATTTGCTATTAAATAAAGTAAAGTTGTAGCTACCTGTCCATATACCTTTAAGTGGAATGATATTCTGACATGAAACACTATTTTCCTTCACGTTgtttgtgttaacgaacccaatTTTATCCTaccgttgctggcctagacTACATAAAATTGCCCATATAGGACTAGTCAAGTTTGTTCgagttgtcccataatcattAACGTGacgttacttttaaggcctagctatgctgaaactggtggaagagactacacaacTTGAGATCAACAACCGATCCAGACACAGCttgtgaactcactgccaaatTAACACCAtttgatacaattttttttgtttccaatGAGAGTGgtcattgataaaaatctaACTAGGCGACAGTTGATTTTCGTAAACGGCTCCTGCTCATTTCCAACGTAACTGAAGTATTTATTTGAAACTGAATCTCCACAACAACAAATATAAcgaaaacttcaacaacggaaGCAAAGATATAATACCTTGATTCAAAATCGTTCATTCCAATAGCAAAGTTGTACACTTTTGTGCACAGGCAATAGGCTTGTATATGCAACGACGGATTCAGTTAGGGAGACAGTTAAGCCAATGGCCGTTTGTTCGTCTCTTGAATTCAGATCATAtggatgcccataagctaatttccaattgcccTAATTTCTCTTATGAGGCGAAACGCATATGTTATATAATAGGCTGTTCGGAGGGAGATACGGTAGGTTATGAAACAatgtttccacaatttgatatctggtgactccaaatgaactttgacctccacaaacaTCAATAGACTTGTTGTTCTTAGCGTTTGACAACTACAtgctaaatatgagattggtccaagcttcccttcttgagacaTCGTGTtaaatagatggatggatggatttaTTTCCTccaaaatatggaaatttgtaatgtaatgtaaatatattcttgtATATGTAAGCTTTACAGACGAACTTTAGTATGCAATAGAATATAACAGTATaaactaataaatataatatcataaaacTGATAATAAGTACCGGTAAAGCATAAATAAGTTATAAATCGATATGTTTACTACTTaaatcatgaaaagaaaaagaaatcaaCAAATCTTAAAATCACAAAATCATAAAAACCGTAGTAGTGCTTGTAAAAGAGGTGCGTTTTTAGGCGTGATTTGTCGCCCTGTAGCAAaacacataaaatatcaatattaaagttacaaacAGAATACAGATAAAAATAAGTATAAATAAAACacagaaaaattgaaaaaggtaaaaacatcaacatcaacaacatacatacatgagaGATAAATGTACACATATGtatacacccacacacacacacgcgcacgcacacacatatatatatatatatatataacaaatacaaatacttagaaatatataaatgcaaAACGATctagaaaaacaagaaaataaaacacaagACAACCTATCGAACGAACCCTCAGGTTGAATTTAAAAGAGAAACAGAACTGGGTAAAAACGAAAACCTGAATGTGCAATGTTTTGACCGTGGCATAAGGAGTCTGCTACCTGAACGACAGAAGGCGTTTTGAAAAGAGGATGTGTTTACAacgttttcacaatttgacccctggtgacaccaacagacctttgacctccaacaaaAACAACAGGGTTCTGTTACTTAATGTTGTACACCCAATATTAAATATGCGATTCGTTCAAGCTTCTCTTCTTgcgatattgtgtttacaagcaaggcttcatacacacacgcacacacacaacaaTAAACATGgtcttgcaaaaaaaaaaaaaaaagtgatactTTCAATACATTTATTTTACCCTCTTGGATATAATTTTTAAGTAACATGGAATTTATCTCCGATGCGAGTATACAGTCCTCATATTTACATCtacatttatttaataaatcaaaataCAATTACATGAAAGACGTCACATTTTAgtggcattatgacatcacacattggTTATAGTGGAATTATGACATCAGAAAATCACAATATGACCACCATCTGACGTAAGCAGACTTATTTCTTCTTACTATTGTTCGTCGGGGCTGTGGATAATAATCAGGAACTGTATCTTCATTTCATAAGATAAAGATAAAGGACCGGTTTCATCTTTAAGTTTCTAGTTGTTTCTGAAAATCTTGATTATTCTCTCCTCATCAGCTGCCCTTGTTATTCGATTCAGTGTGGTGTATGCTCTTGGTGTTCGTTTCTTTCAGGAATGTTTTCGTTATTGACTTCATTCTGGCATCTGTTGGAAAGAACATTTATAAAGTTGCAAACGTTGATCCAGTTCTCTATAGTTTTGAAGCACATTTATAATGCTAAAATAAGTCATGTTAGATGTAGATTGTTTGTGTTATGTTTTTCAGCAAACAAATCCcgtcttttctgttcttttcttgtaatttcttctttcctttttgccTATTCAGTtaacttttctgtttttgttgttgtttgatttcTTTTATATCAACTTTAAGTTGGCATTGCGATGCCTTGTCAACAACAATACCATGATCTCGTTAGaatattttaacatgttttttatGATTCCGTATAGGAATAATGAACAAGTTGTGcactttattttaatgtatgttGGGTTTGGGAAATAACTTCTACTATTACTTGAGCTAAAGTCAATCGAAAACTATCTTTAAAGTTATTAATATAGCACACTATTTGGTCATAAATAAAGTCAATACATTAAGATAATATCCTTGGCGATATTGTCCTAGTTTAATGTACCCTTTCAATGTCGTTACATTAGAGTATCCTGTAATGTCTAGTAATATTAAAGTAGGAAACATAGAGATATACTTACCAGACCATAACAAAGCATCTTTCTTGACTGTAACGTAGCTACAAGTAGCTTCTCTCCCTCCTCTGTCATCAATGTTGTCATACACCGTGCTGTATCTTCTGTCCGTTTGGTTGTCAACAACTGCTGACCATCTTCACTGTACTGTGTGATAATACCTTTTCCAGTACTATAATCTGTCTGTGACCACAAGATGTATACAAAACCTGCCCTGTCTTTACATATACTCAAAGGATACCAAGTCAGTCCGTCAATATCTGGTTTCGGAACCTCATATAGTAACTCTGCTTCTGTTTTAGATGTATCCATGGTTACAGCGCATGCAAATCTACTCTCTGAATCGCATACCAGCAGAACGCCTTCATGATAAAGGATATCTCTTGGCCATTTTATAACCTCTGGCAGCTTCAGAGCTCGAATGAAATTCAATTCTTCATCAAATATTAATAGCAATCCAGTATTTAGTGTACCTACAATAATGTGGCCACGTATAGTATCAGTAGTTATACACCTCGCCCACTTCGTACCCACCGTTATGTCATCAGAGAGGGGCGTGATTTTATTTTGAGTGAATGACCCATCATGAATATTATAAATACCAACCTGATTGGATCCACAAACCGAAGCTATCTTATCACGTGATAAAGCAGCACAGTAACGACCGAAATGAAGAGAGTTTCCTTTGTCTTCATCTATCTTGTTATGACGAATCTGGCGTCCTTGTCTGTTGATGACTGTGATAAATGAATGGTCAAGTGATAATCTCCCAGAAACGATGATGTTACCAGATCCGGTACTTGTTatactaattaaaaaaaactcaGTAGTTTTGAtcacatcaacatcaacaacagatTCTACAGTATCCGATATATTTACTCGATCAATACACAATATTGGTAAATCATCAATTGTAATTTCAGATAAAGATTCAATTTCTGGAAAATCTTTCATTATATCCTCAACCAGAGGTTCACTCGCTGCTCTTATATCAGGAATACACTGTGCGTCTGTCCAGTGGTTATATGATTCAATGACACTCGAAGATATAGTAGAAAAATGTTCAAACTTCCTGACCCATTGATTACAGAGATCTGATAAATTTTGTGTTTCTCTAAGCTtgtgttgctgttgttcgtctattgttttatttctctcattcaCTAATGCATCAAGTTTGTGAATTGTTTCGTCAATCTTTAATTCtctgttttctatttcatttcgTTTGATGTCCTCTGTCTCTTTTGATTCTCTAAGTTTGCTTTTAATCATTCTGTCGTACTCGTCtcttatttttctaattttctcttccatttctgtttctaattcTTTCAGTTCGTGTCGAGTACTTTCTTCAATATCTTTTTTGAATCTGTTGAattttttctgttctttctctttctcattCTGTAACTTCCTGGTCTGATCTTTGTACTGATTTTGCCATTTTGCTTTAGTTTCAGCGACAATGGACAGAACGTCATTATTCACTCTGTTGATTTTATCAGCAATGTTGAATACAGTATCTTTACGTTTACTTAGTTCTTCCAATATCTCCTTCAAGTGTTCCCTTTCGTCGTTCGCCACTTTCCTGACGTCACGAAGTTCATGACCTTTGTGTTCATCATAGGTACATGTCATACAAACGGGAAGGTTTCCGCATGTACAACAACACAACTTAGCCTTGTGTTCCGGGTGAATATGACACCTAGGAGCTTCCATCAATGATGCTAGTTTTTCTTGTGTCAGACTTTTCTCCTCAAGATCAATCAGAGCTAATACGTGTTTCTGATGTTTGACAAATACCTTCTTGgtcaaatgaaattgataacacTGAACACAAAGAAATTCTTTACATATAAAACAGTACGCTGTAACCTTTAACTTCTCCTCACAGCCAATACATTCCCtctcttctttgttttcaaatgttttctgtaGCTGAATAAACTGCAGCATACTTTTCATATGGAAGTCAGTCTTGAATCCATCGATTCTATTGTTTGGTATTTTACAGACATCTTTACAAAGAGGACATTCAAATGTCCCGGCCTGTCCATCTATTATAGATTCCAGACATTGTTTACAGAATCTATGCAGACATGGTAATAGTTTCGGTTCTTTAAACAGatccaaacaaattgaacattcgAAGAATGTATCTGCGATGTCTTTCCAAGGCGATGGGCAAGCCATTTTTGTCTCGAAATTTTAGCTGTAAAAAAGTTATTAAGATCAATGTTTATGAATATCCTTATCTGGAGTAACAAATTGAGAGTAAGAAAATTGAATACCTTTAATGAACTGAATTCAAAAAACTATTCTTTGTAACATACGGTATGACGGGTATATCTTGCCGCATATAAACACAGAAGTCGAGATATTGGTGCAACTCGATCACTGACATAATGGAACTGTTCGGGCTTAGGCTGATGACAAACACGACCTCATAGACGTTTATGGTGCAGGAACGATACCACCAACAGTGCACCATTCCTGTGGTACACTTTACCTCGATACAAGAACTAGATGACTTGCAATGACAATACATGATGATTAGAAGTTCACTCAAACAGTCAGTAACTTCAAGGTTTAGTGAATACGGTATATGGCATGATATCGATATCCTGTCATGTTAGGAATTTTTTAGTCCTAGTACTACCGATATTAACAGATATATACAAAATTTGACGATGATGCTAATCACCATTGTAATTTGGTTATATTATTTCCCACTTAATGGTATAATAAAATACAGATGAACTAATGaaacatgtttgaaattatCAGCGTTTTACATTTCAAGACTTACCTTACTTTAATGTTGACCTATTCCCTTAGTCTTGTATCAAACTACctggattttattttccttACGTTGTTACGAATCGGACCAAGAAGGAAATACATGAGAATATACGCAGTACAATGTACGTATATGTCCTATGGATACAACGCACGGAACTGAGTTTGGACTTTGATATCACGAAAACACCCACGCTGAACTAATATggttggtattttttttatcaaaagtaaacattgcgtatatatatatagatatatatatatatatatatatatatatgtatgtatgtatgtatatatatatatatatatattatatgtatgtatatatatatatatatatatatatatatatatatatatatatatatatatatatatatatatatataaatgaaaatcgtaatgagttggaaaatcaagatcagtgaaaaaacttccagcctccaccgggattcgaacccgggcctcccgctttgtgcGCGGACACaaaactggtaaggaaggtcgttattccactgtaggcgtttgtcacctgtatcgaacaatactaattctgtttttggtgacatagttTGCCTCACGTACAGAATAAAGCTTGTACATATAAAACCAAACGTGCATGTTGTAGACATCTATATTACAAGGTGGTTTTTATTTTTGCGTGCAAAGTTGAAGAATGTTTCCTATTGGTTTAAGTCACAAAAAAGCCCTAAGTGACACGTGAATGTTAATTATGGATAAGTCTTTCTTAATTTATGTCTAATAACCTGTCAGATGGGACGTTTGTTACAATAGATTTATGACTGGCATATCAATTCAGGGACCAAACAGAATCACACTTGAAGATTTATAGGTGTGACTCCGCCCCTTGACCACGTCGGGCGAAGTTCACAATTGGACCCCATGAGGGGCCCAAGGCTGGCCCCTACACCCCACACGATACAGTTTTTGCGCCAAGACGCTCActccttcagttttatccaTGGTCAGTCATttatgttcccccccccccacccaccccacttTTCAATTGTGATTGATGCCCCTGTGTAATAGTAGCTCTGAACACAATTGTGTTAAGaacataactccaaaattaCCCAAACTGATTTGGGTAGTGAATCTTTTTGGCATTGCCAGATTTGAATGAAGGACTATATAAAAGAGGGGTGCTGTCGTTGGGTCAATGAAGCTAACTCCTcccccgcccgcccgcccgccctgTATGGGAGGGGGTGAGCTAGAGGTCCCAGGAAGCAATATGAAGAAGTCATATGGTGCATTCTCATGAGTTTTGAgactataatttatttattataagtATCTCTAGACTTAATGATGTGCTAATAAACATAATCAATTCAacatattttctatattttatattgtaaatatttaagaaCGCACCATATGACGTCCAAACgtctattttttggggggggggggaaactcACAGACCCCCTACACGGGAGTCAGCTACAATGACCTCAGAGCTATATTCACTCTTTTACAAGATCTTAAAATAGGCTGTTGCTTTTCCGAGAAGCTTGATGCCCCTACCTAAAACAGGGCAGATAGTTATAGTCATTCCATCACTATCTTCATGTGGCAGCTCTTAAACATCTGGTATCATATGCCATTTGATCACGCTTTCATCAGGAAGGTATTATGCATTAGTACTATCAATGACAGGAGTGATACACACAGTTAATACTATAGTGTAATTCCCTACTGTAATATGGTGTTTATTACCTTGGAAATAGTGTTGCCCAGGTACTTCTAAACTAGTCCATTAAGTTGTTAAACACCTAACATAGAACAGTATTACTGTACTCGATTCAAAGCTCGCTGTTTAACACCGTAATTATCTACTGTACTTCAGTTTTATAACGAACCATGCACCATTCAATACTTCCGGGTTAAAATGGCCGTGCACTAGTTTCTTCAAACATTGAACATAGAGACCTATCGCGGAACAGAAGTAGTTACTAACCTTGTGATTTTTACTTTTAATCGTTGGAGTATCAAGGCCTCATCGTAGCTCAAGTTGAAATATCAGAACGACTTGAATCCTACTTGATCCAGTTGTTGTAAATACAACAGACGAGACGTAAAGTACCGATGCACGTCCAAAACCACGCGATAATAATGGAAATCCCCAGTTGCCGATTTGGGTGTCAATGCATTGAGCAATTACTTTACACCCTCCCGTAACTTGTATAATGGTACATTATTGCAGATCCATAGTTCTTTATTTACGTAcgtacacatacacacagatgTACACACAAATCAATACAGGGTATGCGAGTTAGCATGGTAACGATGTatgttgaataataataataatcataataataataaccagaaTCCAAAAtccattgtggtttcgatgacttcattgcactagacttctaCCTTTTAACCAGAAAAACctatcacaatatatatatatatatatatatatatatattgattttccaactcattacgattttcatttatatatattcatttgcctttgtcgt from Apostichopus japonicus isolate 1M-3 chromosome 2, ASM3797524v1, whole genome shotgun sequence harbors:
- the LOC139975947 gene encoding uncharacterized protein, giving the protein MACPSPWKDIADTFFECSICLDLFKEPKLLPCLHRFCKQCLESIIDGQAGTFECPLCKDVCKIPNNRIDGFKTDFHMKSMLQFIQLQKTFENKEERECIGCEEKLKVTAYCFICKEFLCVQCYQFHLTKKVFVKHQKHVLALIDLEEKSLTQEKLASLMEAPRCHIHPEHKAKLCCCTCGNLPVCMTCTYDEHKGHELRDVRKVANDEREHLKEILEELSKRKDTVFNIADKINRVNNDVLSIVAETKAKWQNQYKDQTRKLQNEKEKEQKKFNRFKKDIEESTRHELKELETEMEEKIRKIRDEYDRMIKSKLRESKETEDIKRNEIENRELKIDETIHKLDALVNERNKTIDEQQQHKLRETQNLSDLCNQWVRKFEHFSTISSSVIESYNHWTDAQCIPDIRAASEPLVEDIMKDFPEIESLSEITIDDLPILCIDRVNISDTVESVVDVDVIKTTEFFLISITSTGSGNIIVSGRLSLDHSFITVINRQGRQIRHNKIDEDKGNSLHFGRYCAALSRDKIASVCGSNQVGIYNIHDGSFTQNKITPLSDDITVGTKWARCITTDTIRGHIIVGTLNTGLLLIFDEELNFIRALKLPEVIKWPRDILYHEGVLLVCDSESRFACAVTMDTSKTEAELLYEVPKPDIDGLTWYPLSICKDRAGFVYILWSQTDYSTGKGIITQYSEDGQQLLTTKRTEDTARCMTTLMTEEGEKLLVATLQSRKMLCYGLMPE